In the Malania oleifera isolate guangnan ecotype guangnan chromosome 1, ASM2987363v1, whole genome shotgun sequence genome, one interval contains:
- the LOC131157867 gene encoding (-)-germacrene D synthase-like yields the protein MSGEGVGVLATSAQNGAVESPTSVRRSADYQPSVWGHHFLAYASDHHSPKIGDAKEQQLFQKLKEEVRRLLAVTTTSTHSEMLYLIDVIQRLGVSYHFEIEIDQALKKFHDTFLESIDGDNDDDLESVALRFRLLRQQGYFVSCEVFNKFKDNKGSFKESLVSNVRGILSLYEATHLRIRGEDVLDEALTFTTSHLESLATHLSTPLVEQVKHALKQPIHKGLQRLEARRYMPIYQKEKSHNKDLLMFAKLDFNLLQKVHQRELGDITKWWKDLDFANKLSFGRDRVVECYFWILGVYFEPQYSLARRILTKVIAMTSFMDDIYDVYGTLEELELLTNAIERWDISALDQLPEYMKVYYQALLDVYIEIKEEMIKEERLYRMYYVKEAMKSQARVYLAEAKWFDEKHMPTMEEYMRLALLTSGYPMLAMTSLVGMGDIVTKDTFEWIVANPNIVTASSIICRLMDDMVSHKFEQKRGHVVSAVECYMNEYGVSEKDAQDEFDKQVTNAWKDINEECLPPTTISMIILKRIINLARVMDVLYKNEDAYTNAGTMLKDLIASLLIDPVPVL from the exons ATGTCTGGTGAGGGGGTGGGGGTTCTTGCTACTTCAGCCCAAAATGGTGCTGTGGAGTCCCCGACGTCCGTCCGCCGCTCCGCCGATTACCAACCTAGCGTTTGGGGGCATCATTTCCTCGCCTATGCTTCTGATCATCACTCCCCG AAAATTGGTGATGCAAAAGAGCAACAATTATTTCAAAAGCTTAAGGAAGAAGTGAGGAGGCTACTAGCGGTTACTACTACTTCTACACACTCTGAAATGCTATACTTGATTGATGTCATTCAACGTCTAGGAGTGTCTTACCATTTTGAGATTGAGATTGACCAAGCGCTaaaaaaatttcatgacacaTTCCTTGAAAGCATTGATGGAGATAATGATGATGATCTCGAGAGTGTTGCTCTCCGATTTCGATTGCTTCGACAACAAGGCTATTTTGTTTCATGTG AAGTATTCAACAAGTTTAAGGATAACAAAGGCAGTTTCAAGGAATCCCTTGTTAGCAACGTGCGAGGAATTTTAAGTTTGTATGAAGCCACACATCTTAGGATTCGAGGAGAAGATGTCCTTGATGAAGCACTTACTTTCACAACCTCTCACCTTGAGTCCTTGGCAACCCATTTGAGCACCCCACTTGTAGAACAGGTAAAACATGCTTTGAAACAGCCCATCCACAAGGGGTTACAGAGATTGGAGGCAAGACGTTACATGCCAATTTACCAGAAAGAAAAGTCACATAACAAAGACCTACTAATGTTTGCAAAGTTAGATTTCAATCTATTGCAAAAAGTGCACCAGAGAGAGCTTGGTGATATTAcaaa GTGGTGGAAAGACTTGGATTTTGCCAATAAGCTATCTTTTGGAAGAGATAGAGTGGTTGAATGCTACTTTTGGATATTGGGAGTATACTTTGAGCCTCAATATTCCCTTGCTAGAAGGATACTTACCAAAGTAATTGCCATGACTTCATTTATGGATGACATCTATGATGTGTATGGTACACTTGAAGAGTTAGAGCTGCTTACAAATGCAATTGAGAG GTGGGATATCAGTGCCTTAGATCAATTACCAGAGTACATGAAAGTATACTATCAAGCACTCCTAGATGTTTATATTGAAATTAAGGAAGAAATGATAAAGGAAGAAAGATTGTATCGCATGTACTATGTCAAAGAGGCA ATGAAAAGTCAAGCAAGAGTGTATTTAGCTGAAGCTAAATGGTTTGATGAGAAACACATGCCCACAATGGAGGAATACATGCGCCTTGCATTACTCACCTCTGGCTATCCAATGTTAGCAATGACATCATTGGTTGGAATGGGAGATATTGTAACAAAAGACACCTTTGAATGGATAGTAGCAAATCCTAACATTGTCACTGCTTCATCAATAATATGTAGACTAATGGATGACATGGTATCCCACAAG TTTGAGCAAAAAAGAGGACATGTTGTCTCTGCTGTTGAGTGTTACATGAATGAATATGGTGTTTCCGAGAAGGATGCCCAAGATGAATTTGACAAACAAGTAACAAATGCATGGAAGGATATCAATGAAGAATGTCTTCCTCCAACTACTATCTCTATGATCATCCTCAAACGAATTATTAATCTTGCTCGTGTGATGGATGTTTTATATAAGAATGAAGATGCCTACACTAATGCTGGAACTATGTTGAAAGATCTTATAGCTTCGTTGCTAATTGATCCTGTGCCTGTATTATAA